A stretch of DNA from Verrucomicrobiia bacterium:
CTTACGAAGCGTGTTCCGAAAATGATACGCCACGACGCCGAAAGCGACGGACACGTTCAGCGAATTTTTCGTGCCGGCCATTTCGATTTCAACGGCCGCGTCGCAAAGCGAGACCAATTCGTCCGAAACGCCGAAGATTTCGTTTCCGACGACAAGACAAACCGGCCCGCGCGGCTCGAAGGTTTCATACGGAATGCTGTGCGGCGCCTGCTCGAGCAGGACGATCTGCGCGCCGTCTTCCTTAAGCTGGCGGATCAGGGAGCAGGGATCGCGGCGGTATTCCCACGGCACCGCATCTTCCGCGCCGAGCGCGGTCTTGGTGATCTGCGAAGCCGGAGGAAATCCGGTGATGCCGCAAATCCAGATTTTTTCGAGACCGGCGCCGTCCGCGGTGCGAAAAATCGAGCCGACGTTATAAAGGCTGCGGATGTCGTTGAGGATGACGGAAAAAGGCAGCGGCTCCCGCGGCTTCCGGGCCTGTCGCGCTATCAATTCTTCATGGGAAAACTTACGCATAAGAGCCTATTCTATCGGGGTTTAGGCGCTCCGGCCAGGACGTTTTAGCCCGCTCCGGGCCGGGAAGGCGTTCCTTATGTTATACTTCCTTTCAAGCGGCCTCAAGGCAATCGGGTCCGAGGCCGAAGCTCCTGGGATACCAGGCAAGCAAACAAGGGGCCTTCCGGATTTCGGAAAGCTCGCAACGGCCGTGAGTTGGAACGTGTTTCCGCAATTGTCCGCACAAAAAAAGTATTCGTCCTCTCCCTCAAAATTTGATACCATGTTTCAAATTTGCATTTGGTCTTTTAGCCCCCGTTCTCGGATCCCCTACTCCAACCAAACCATTGCAAAGGGTGCGCCATGACTGCCAAACAAGTTGAGGAACTCCTCAAGGAAAAGAAGATCTACCAGATCATCAACCCGCGTCTGGTGCAGGCGTCCCCTTCGATTTCGATCAAGAGCGCGGTGGAACTGATGCAGCAGAACAAATCCGGGTATGTCGTCATCGCCGACAAGAAGAAAGTCGTCGGCCTCCTGACGGAAACCGAGATCGTTCAGAAAATCCTGGGGGAAAACATTAATTGGGACGCTCCGGCCAGCGAATTCATGAATCCCAATCCGGCGGTGCTCAACCCCAAAGATCCCGTCGGGGAAGCCATCGACCACATGGCCACCCACAAGTCGTATCATCTGCCGCTCGTCAACGAACAGCAGGAACTCGTCGGCGTCATTTCGGTGAGGACCCTCATCCGCTTCCTCGCCAGCTTTTATCCGCAAGAAGTTTACAATTTACCTCCAAAACTCGACCAGATCATGACAAGCCAAGAAGGCGGTTAAAGAATGGTAACCCTTAAGAAAAACATCGAACAAGCAACCGCAATTACCGTCCGCTTCGCCGGCGACTCCGGCGACGGCATGCAGCTCACCGGAGATCAGTTCACCGACACGGCCGCGTCCATGGGCAATGACTTCGCGACGCTTCCCGACTTTCCGGCCGAGATCCGCGCCCCCGCAGGCACACTGCCGGGCGTCAGCAGCTTCCAGATTCAGATCGCGGAAAACATCATCTTTACTCCCGGCGACAAGGCCGACGTGCTCGTGGCCATGAACCCCGCGGCGCTGAAGGTCAATCTCGTGAACCTGCGCAAGGGCGGCCTCATCATCGTGAACGAAAGCGCGTTCAATGAGATGACGCTGAAGAAAGCCACCTGGGACACCAACCCGCTCGAAGACGGACAGAGCCTCAAAGACTTCCAGGTCCTGAAGGTTCCCCTTTCGACGCTGACGAAAAACGCACTCAAAGACCATCCTCTAAAGCTGACCGAAGTCGAACGCTGCAAAAACTTCTTCGCGCTCGGCATGCTCTTCTGGCTCTACAGCCGCAAGATGGACCACACAATGGCGTGGATCCAGGCGAAATTCGCCAAGCGTCCCGAAATCGCGAACGCGAACGTCGCGGCCGTGAAAGCAGGCTACAACTTCGCGGACATTACCGAAGCGCTTCCGGTCCAGTACGAAATCCGCAAGGCCCAGCTTCCTCCGGGCACGTACCGCAAGATTACGGGCAACGAAGCGACGGCGCTCGGTCTCGTGGCGGCCGCGCACCTGGCGGGCAAGACGCTCTTCTACGGTTCTTATCCGATCACGCCCGCGAGCACGATCCTCCACACGCTGGCAATGTACAAAAACTACGGTGTGAAGACCTTCCAGGCCGAAGACGAAATCGCGGCCTGCGGCGTGGCGATCGGCGCGGCCTTCGGCGGCCAGATCGGCGTCACCGGCACCAGCGGTCCGGGCATCTGTCTTAAGGCGGAAGCGATCGGCCTGGCCGTGATGACGGAACTCCCGCTCATCATCATCAACGTCCAGCGCGGCGGCCCGAGCACGGGCATGCCGACGAAAACCGAACAGACGGACCTTCTGCAGGCCATGTTCTGCAGGAACGGCGAATCGCCGATCTGCGTCCTCGCTCCGGCCAC
This window harbors:
- a CDS encoding CBS domain-containing protein, yielding MTAKQVEELLKEKKIYQIINPRLVQASPSISIKSAVELMQQNKSGYVVIADKKKVVGLLTETEIVQKILGENINWDAPASEFMNPNPAVLNPKDPVGEAIDHMATHKSYHLPLVNEQQELVGVISVRTLIRFLASFYPQEVYNLPPKLDQIMTSQEGG
- a CDS encoding RNA methyltransferase, with protein sequence MRKFSHEELIARQARKPREPLPFSVILNDIRSLYNVGSIFRTADGAGLEKIWICGITGFPPASQITKTALGAEDAVPWEYRRDPCSLIRQLKEDGAQIVLLEQAPHSIPYETFEPRGPVCLVVGNEIFGVSDELVSLCDAAVEIEMAGTKNSLNVSVAFGVVAYHFRNTLRKAAVSSKGA
- a CDS encoding 2-oxoacid:acceptor oxidoreductase subunit alpha translates to MVTLKKNIEQATAITVRFAGDSGDGMQLTGDQFTDTAASMGNDFATLPDFPAEIRAPAGTLPGVSSFQIQIAENIIFTPGDKADVLVAMNPAALKVNLVNLRKGGLIIVNESAFNEMTLKKATWDTNPLEDGQSLKDFQVLKVPLSTLTKNALKDHPLKLTEVERCKNFFALGMLFWLYSRKMDHTMAWIQAKFAKRPEIANANVAAVKAGYNFADITEALPVQYEIRKAQLPPGTYRKITGNEATALGLVAAAHLAGKTLFYGSYPITPASTILHTLAMYKNYGVKTFQAEDEIAACGVAIGAAFGGQIGVTGTSGPGICLKAEAIGLAVMTELPLIIINVQRGGPSTGMPTKTEQTDLLQAMFCRNGESPICVLAPATPADCFNMAVEAVRIALEHMTPVIYLSEGNLANGAEPWKLPEIDKLPRIKVEHPKAGKTPFLPYSRDPKTLVRPWAIPGTPGLEHRIGGLSKADLTGNVSYDPENHQKMINLRAEKVRRIADDIPLLKVEGPASGKLLVLGWGGSYGPICQAVHNLAGENIRVSQAHLTYINPFPKNLGSIIEKFEKILVPELNMGQLLFLLRNAFPGKNFAGYHKVQGQPFSTQELTDEIRRHA